The Castanea sativa cultivar Marrone di Chiusa Pesio chromosome 4, ASM4071231v1 sequence ATCAAAATTGTCCATTCCTTTGGCTTCCTATTTACTGTTTACAATTCTTGTGACTTGGCAAGcaagaaaagattaaaaaaaaaaaagataaaagttttGGATGTGACAATCATCAGTTTACTCATTCAAAAAACTTCCATTTCCAAGAACATTAGGTCATCTCATCAATTATATTTGTACATGAATGGTTAAACAAGGCCGGCTCAACAACTTTGAGGGTCTTAGGCGAAAATTTTAAGTGGGACAATTaatctaataatatatattgaatttttttatttaaaatctatttttcttgctttttgagatgcaaaattactaattaagtttaaataaaaataaaatttaaagtatagaATAATAGAACCTggttattgcaatttttttaaagtcgTGACCATTTTAAAGTCTAAACctgcacaaataaaaattaatttaatgcatggtttaataaattaatgtcaCTATAATACAAATGAGTTAATATGATacacattaaattattaattggtataataatttataataatagataaaatgtcagataaaatagaaaaaaaaaattttgagaaactGTATAAGTTATAACTGTGGGCTGTACtcctataaaacaaaaaaaaagtgagaaaccGTCCAGCCTGTACTCCACTACTCCTATCATCCAATGGCTAAGTTTTAAGGCAACAAACATGTCCTATCAATTATCATAGCAGAAAAGGGTCCAAAGAGGGGTAGAAAAGCTACGATAGCAAAAAACGTGTCCATGATGGGACCCCATCAAACATTTGTGGAGTGAAAGTGTGaaacaaactaaaaatatatataatttaagttatATAAATAGAAGACtctgagtctttttttttttttttttttagttaaataaacgtgagatgtgacatttttttagtggtcctattgtataatcaaaaaaatatctgtgtttttattttatatatactagcatcATCTCACATGTTTGGCGTGTGTCATgtgactttatttttttagcaaaaaaaaaaaagtgtttttattttataaatataatttttattttaaaaatctaatttataaatagataaaataatttgaaaactaACAGGAGAGTGATCTTATTTTTTAGGTCatattttagtaggagttagagttgcagTTTTACAggattatcctttagttttatctctacttaacaTAGGAGTGTAGATGCATTTTTagactaaaaaatgaggaatctaaacaagaaaaaccctttaaataatagtatagatatatatatatatatatatatatttttttttttttacaagtgggGGCCTTCTTTTATTTGGGGGCCTTAAACGATTGCATCAATTGCATCAATTGCATCACCTATTAAGCCGGCCCTACCGGTTAAAAATATGTTAATATTTTCCAGAATTAAATTTAACTTTCAGTTCCTCGCTAATGGTTGAGAAAAATATATCGCATGTATAATATGTTGGAATGATAAAGAAGTATCACCTTGGCATGCATAGAGTTAATTTATTCATAAAGCAAGAGTAATGATGATTAAATACCTTAGTTTCTCTAGTTAGGCACAGCCTAAATCCATATTGCACATTTGGACAGGagttcattttctcatctcttaacttcttatatataactaatAAGCCTCCCGCGAActgttttcaaatttataaataacaaGAATTAGATATTGTAATAACAAATCAAAGACTTAACATTTTTtcccaagaaagaaaaaagcataCCTTTGTAAGGATAATATCTGAAAGATCAGTCTTGATCTGCTTTTGAATTGCACAGGTCAGCTTGGTGGCTGCAAATCAAATATACCGTACTAGAAACCCACACATGCACAACACTATACCGAGTAGGTAAAAATCCTCTCTGCTCCCATAATTCTCATCCTCTCCTTCTTCCCCTCTCAGTCTCCCCCTGCTGGCCCATCTGTCTCTTTGTTTCTCCCTCAATGCCTCTGtacaagcaatttttttttttctttctctgttttccTCTTTGGACATTTTTCTCACCCAAATCAGTGAGTTTTGAAAGTTCTGAAAAAGAATAGTTTTGGCTCAACAAAAGACTATTCATTTGGCTCCTCACATGCTAGACACAAGAACATCTTAGGCCTTTGGACTAGTCATCATAATAACAATTAAGTTAGACATTTAAGGTTCTAGAAAGACTATTTGAAGTATTTTCAAAATGAGGTCAATTGATCCAGCATGAACAAACAATGAACTTGGTAACGCTAAGACTAACATAGGAACTTGTTCAATGAAGTTATATGAACCTAGCAAACCTAATAACTTATGTGCAGCATAtattaaacataaataaataaatggaaacTTAAATACATAAGTCCAgcaaaaaacattaaaaaaaaacaggaaATAAACCAAAACTAATGTCATGGCTCATGACCTGAAAAAGGCATTAACAACATCTGGGCTTAAACAAAATGCAGTCAAATTAAGGCTTATTGTGATTGCTTACATAGTTCAGATCTACCTTATACGCGTCTTTTGTAGGATTCAATACATCCTTGTACAAATTAATCATACAATCCAATCTGATCCAATCAATCTCAAGTATCACAAATTTCTCCACTAATATCATTTACGTCCATGATAAGGATAGTGTTGCATTGCAGTACCCCAAACCACACAATATTACTGACctagcccaaatattatttgtcatgacttgaggaaaatGATAGCCATATCTACACCATATTCCAAACAGactaaaaatattacaattaaGAACACTTCTTCATCATGTATATAACACAATATACACACAGCCAATCCATACAATCCGAGATGCCACAAAAAAGTCACTTAATTGCTTAAAAGTCAAATAAAGAACATAATTAACTTAGAAATATTAAAAGTCCGTtaatatacttaaaattattataaggCCATATATGTCAAAGACCATGTTTTGGTCCACCGCtcaacaaaatccaaaaagCCGAAACTTGAGgctcaaaaatatatatacatgccAATACCAAACATTACCATTTAGTTCAGAATTACAAGAGTATCACCCCAAAATAGAAATACAAACAAAGGAAAATCTAGGACAAGACAATAGAAGTTTAACACCTTATGAATGACCATTAGAATCAGAATAGCAGCAACTGATTCATTCTTTTGAGTTTAAATTTACGCCCAAAACACTGTAAGAAACACACAGGAAATATATGAAAGAAACACTTACAATTATTAACAGTTCATGGTATATATCTAACTAGTCAGAAGGAAAGACAGATGCAATGAACTCCTCATCCTCCAAGTATATTTGCAAATTCTTGGACTTCATTAAAAACCTAACTGCTTCCTCATCAAATTCCAGCACGAAGGCTAGCTTGATCAGTTCAGAGAGCGCACCAATATGATCACAGTTCTCCCATAGCACACCCTCAGATATTGCTTCAGAAAAATCAGTTGCATATTCAATTTGATTCTTATATCCTCTAGACCTGTCCAACTTCTGTGTGAAAAACTTTGAAGACTGTCTATCCCAGCATATCATTCGGCTTGCTCTTGCATTCACGATCTCCCCTGAAGAAAGTGATAAACAGTACTTCACGGTTATCGGTTCAACTATCTCAAGGAAAGTAATATTCAGAAGCCCACGGATCATTTGATGCCTTCTTTCAGCATCCATTTTCATCACAGGATTTGCTAGAAAACCAAGGATGAGTGTAACCAGATCTTTTGTAATCAAATTCTCCTTTGGATTCACCTGATTGAGTTGAGCAACATCCACTGTGTATGATTCTTCCTTCTCTACAGACTCGGATATGGTGCGAACACCAATCTTCCGGTAAATATCAAACAACTTCATCTGAGGTAAAGAAGGCTTGCTTGGCTGAGGGTACCAGACAAATAGAGATTGAGCAGAAAACTGTTTGAAAAGATCTTTCAGCTGAAGATCATCGGCAATAAAGACATCATGCTTGTTGAACAGCAAAATTTCATCTGAGCCAGAAGCAACCGGCAATTTCACCAGCTTCTCAGTGATAGTTTTCTCAGTCTTTTCACCCCAGTGCGTCAAAAGATACCCCCAGAACTTAAGACAGTCATCATGTGACAATCGACGTCCTGAACTTTCCCAAACCTCCCAAAGCTTACAGTAATCAGCAACCGAAGGATTGAATTTAACGTGGAAAGCATGTGAGAAGAAGTTAAGTAACTTTTGGTCATAATATTTGTCAAGAACTTTTAGCTGCGAACTGAAGAGACCATCCTTGTCATGCAGAACACATTCACAGGGGCTGACCCACTCTCCTTTCTTATTTCCATATGGGATCCATATCCCTTTTGTAAGTTCACTGTCATTCTCCCAATCAGATAGACTCAAGTAATTATATATTCGAGCTATTGTAGGGAAATGGACATGGAATTCGAGGTGCCTGGCAATCAATGAACATCCGTCTTTAACATCAAGGGTGACTCCTATTGCCTTGAGCTCTTCTTTGTACAGTGTAATATTAGAACCATAGAAATCTTCATCAATAAAGGGTCCATCTGTCCGCTCCAAATAAGACCCCCACCTAGGATCGAACAATAAGCACTTTTCTGGAGGTCTATAACCTCTAGTGGTCTTCAACCATTTCCGAGAATTTTGTTTTAGGAAAGAATCTGGAAAGGAGTAATTTACTCCTTGGATTAAAATCCGTATGCATTCCAGCAATGAAAACACATTTTCAGCAGTTATCAGAGCAGgattaatgggaaagtgaagACCAGCTGCAACAAACTTCGCACCATCTTTAAATTCAACAACAACTCCCATGCTCTTCAGCTCTTCCTTGTAATTATGAATGTCCTTGCCATAATAGTTGTCCCTATCATCTAAGAAAGGGAGGTCGACAGTAATTGGTAAAATTGACTGCCAATCTGCTCCAAACAGAATGCAATCTCTTGGAGAACTCTTATCACCACGCCTAGTCTGCAACCACTTAAGGTCACGGATATTTTTCCTAAGATCTGGAGGAAACACACATGCATTATCTTTTAGCTCCCTATGACacgaaagaaaagagagaacaaattCGTTAGTCATGGAAGACGCCTCCTGCTTGAATCTGTCAGCAAATTCTTTTACCGCCTCCTCAAAATCCACCTTCACCCCAGTTTGCTTCAACTCGTTTCTGTAAGAGAAGATTTTGGTTCCATGGAAATCATGATCAATCAATGCAAAGCCTTCAAAAACCTCTAGAATACAAACCCATTGAGGGTCAAACAAGAAACATTCACCCGGACGCTTGTACCCAAGATTCGTCATGAAGCATTTCACACCACTCAATGCCTGAACAAGTTTGTTAGATGATCCTAGACATCGCATACATTCCAGTATCAAAAGAACAGCCTCAGCCGTCAGAGATGAGCATGGAGGTGACTTTAAGTTGTCTACAACAAGATTATAACGATCACTGAAGCCAATTACCACACCAAGTGACTTGAGTTCCTCTCTAAAAGAAAGAATTTCCTCTCCAAAGTAATCTCGATCGATGAAGGGGATGCTACTGATTTGTGATGCAGTTTTCCATTCCTCATCAAACAAAACAGCTTCAACTGGAGACCTGTCACCACAGCATGTCCTTAGCCATCTCTTATTCTTGATACTGTTGATGAACTTATCCTGAGGAAGAAACTTTTCCCTCAAAAATCTGATGAAATTTAGTATAGACAGCACTTGGTCTCTACTTAAAGTGGAGTATTCTGTGAAAGACATAAGACGCTTTCCAATAAATTCACATGCTTCTCCATACTCAGACATGACACCAATTTTCTTCAGCTCCTCCTTATACTCACTTATTTCATCACCATAAAAACTTAGATCAATCAAGGGAATATCAACAAGCACAGATCCGTTCTGCAAAATATTTCCCAATGAAGAGGAAAGCATGAATGACTCTGAAGGTGGCCGGTAACCAGGACAGCCACTGGTAGTAATTTTCAGCCAGCTACCTTCCTTTATGCATTTCAAGAAATTCTCGGGAATGTAAATTTCTCTAAGTTTCAGATTCCGAATCCAATCCAACAGCAAGAATGCATTTTGCTTGGTGAGTGGCGATGATACCGTAGGAATTGCAGCGTTAGGAGGAGATATGTAAGGGATATCAGCTGCTACAATATGAGTTTTAAGGAACTCCAAGAGTCTTTCTCCAGAGGCATATTCACCTGCAAAATGGCCTGGTCGCAAGTAGTCTTCTGCTAACTCAACATAGCCTTCATTTGTCCATGGATTTGAACCAATCAATCCCACCCATTTGCTTCCATTGGCAGGGACAAGAACCCCTGTCCTGTGTCTCTGTAAATTTCCATAATTATCCACAAGTGGCATAGAATTACATAAAATACCAACCTCATGATGGGAAAGAAAAGACTTTTGAAGCGAGTGGTACAAGAAGTGAACAAAGGTAATAGCACGCTTCTGGCAACTATTGAGATAATTGTTAAGGTGAACTGCATATTCATAGACGCTCATAGCACCAACCTTCACATGATCTCGTAGCCACTCCAACACCGTCTCCCTCTTAGAGAAGAATTGGATAGCTTCTTGTGTGCTTTTCGGCCAAAAAAAGTAATTGGCTGGACATTTGAATTCCTTGTTCCAATCAATCAGCCATGAGATATGATCAGGATGACGGGATAAGGACACCACTCTGTCACGATTGAAATGCATGGATTCATTTATGCTACACAAAGACACATCGCCATAAAGACCCACATATTTTATTAGTTGTATGTACTTCATGTCGGTAGAGTCAAATTTGGAACTCCAGTTATCCGCAACAAATAGCAAAAGCTCCAAGTACACGTCCTCTGACACTCCTTCAACAAGTTTAGAACTTTGGATGCACTTTGCGTACCATTCGTTGTTGACTAGTTCCACACCCAAGAAATTCAATATGTAATCATATTCTGCTCTATCAAATGAGGAGCTCAAAATGTACTTTCCATGTGATGAAAGATGAAACAAACTCACCTTTTGCTCCCTTGCCTTCTCCAAAATGGTCCAGAAAGCAGGCATAAGCCTACCAACTTCTTGAGGTTTATGAAAGATCTTTTGCGGTGTGTAAGACTCACTTGGAAGAATACTTTCTTCAAGAAGCTTTGATTTGATGGACTCTCTGACAACATTCAACGTTTGATAAGAAGAGTTGTCGATGGGAATGAACCTGAACATGGAAGCTAAACTAGACATTGGAGCATTTTCAGAATTTTTAACCAGTGAAACAAACGCATTGATAAAAGCAGAGGGCACGCAGTCAAGAATCCCTTGGTTCCACTTGTTGTCTAAGAGAATTGTTTCCCTTGATGAGGCAAGAAGAAAATCTGCCTGAATTATGAAAGGAAAGTTGGTAAACATCTCTGTGGGAAGAAATGCATAGATCCCAGGTGAGCTCATTCCCCTATGGAGGCGCTCTTCAAAAGGAAAAGCCAATGTGATCACCAACTCTTCAACTTCCATTCTCCTTTCCACTTTGTTTTCCTGCCTGACAGGAAACTTTTGCCTCCACATAAAGTACCTGCATTCTCCCTCAGACTCCTTACCCTTTTCATCAGCAGAGAGATGGATTGTGTAGGACACAGCATCAATGTTCTTCCTCACCTCCAATTCAGTTTCACTGGTAATTGCGATTGCACTTACAGTATTGAGCCTGGGATCGTTGTTATGTTCCCTTACTGAAAGCCGCCTAATCTTTGATAGGAACAATAGAACTTCAGG is a genomic window containing:
- the LOC142632094 gene encoding uncharacterized protein LOC142632094 produces the protein MEAAAREHVEEIRRKKFSIGGEQNPLTEDLHQAVKNLSAELYAKDVHFLMELIQNAEDNDYLEGVDPSLEFVITSEDITNTWAPATLLIFNNEKGFSSKNIDSICSVGRSTKKGNRKRGYIGEKGIGFKSVFLVSSQPYIFSNGYQIRFNEEPCPHCNLGYIVPEWVEENPTLSDIKKIYGSGTTLPTTTIVLPLKYDKVKPVKQQLSNVHPEVLLFLSKIRRLSVREHNNDPRLNTVSAIAITSETELEVRKNIDAVSYTIHLSADEKGKESEGECRYFMWRQKFPVRQENKVERRMEVEELVITLAFPFEERLHRGMSSPGIYAFLPTEMFTNFPFIIQADFLLASSRETILLDNKWNQGILDCVPSAFINAFVSLVKNSENAPMSSLASMFRFIPIDNSSYQTLNVVRESIKSKLLEESILPSESYTPQKIFHKPQEVGRLMPAFWTILEKAREQKVSLFHLSSHGKYILSSSFDRAEYDYILNFLGVELVNNEWYAKCIQSSKLVEGVSEDVYLELLLFVADNWSSKFDSTDMKYIQLIKYVGLYGDVSLCSINESMHFNRDRVVSLSRHPDHISWLIDWNKEFKCPANYFFWPKSTQEAIQFFSKRETVLEWLRDHVKVGAMSVYEYAVHLNNYLNSCQKRAITFVHFLYHSLQKSFLSHHEVGILCNSMPLVDNYGNLQRHRTGVLVPANGSKWVGLIGSNPWTNEGYVELAEDYLRPGHFAGEYASGERLLEFLKTHIVAADIPYISPPNAAIPTVSSPLTKQNAFLLLDWIRNLKLREIYIPENFLKCIKEGSWLKITTSGCPGYRPPSESFMLSSSLGNILQNGSVLVDIPLIDLSFYGDEISEYKEELKKIGVMSEYGEACEFIGKRLMSFTEYSTLSRDQVLSILNFIRFLREKFLPQDKFINSIKNKRWLRTCCGDRSPVEAVLFDEEWKTASQISSIPFIDRDYFGEEILSFREELKSLGVVIGFSDRYNLVVDNLKSPPCSSLTAEAVLLILECMRCLGSSNKLVQALSGVKCFMTNLGYKRPGECFLFDPQWVCILEVFEGFALIDHDFHGTKIFSYRNELKQTGVKVDFEEAVKEFADRFKQEASSMTNEFVLSFLSCHRELKDNACVFPPDLRKNIRDLKWLQTRRGDKSSPRDCILFGADWQSILPITVDLPFLDDRDNYYGKDIHNYKEELKSMGVVVEFKDGAKFVAAGLHFPINPALITAENVFSLLECIRILIQGVNYSFPDSFLKQNSRKWLKTTRGYRPPEKCLLFDPRWGSYLERTDGPFIDEDFYGSNITLYKEELKAIGVTLDVKDGCSLIARHLEFHVHFPTIARIYNYLSLSDWENDSELTKGIWIPYGNKKGEWVSPCECVLHDKDGLFSSQLKVLDKYYDQKLLNFFSHAFHVKFNPSVADYCKLWEVWESSGRRLSHDDCLKFWGYLLTHWGEKTEKTITEKLVKLPVASGSDEILLFNKHDVFIADDLQLKDLFKQFSAQSLFVWYPQPSKPSLPQMKLFDIYRKIGVRTISESVEKEESYTVDVAQLNQVNPKENLITKDLVTLILGFLANPVMKMDAERRHQMIRGLLNITFLEIVEPITVKYCLSLSSGEIVNARASRMICWDRQSSKFFTQKLDRSRGYKNQIEYATDFSEAISEGVLWENCDHIGALSELIKLAFVLEFDEEAVRFLMKSKNLQIYLEDEEFIASVFPSD